Part of the Armatimonadota bacterium genome is shown below.
AAAAAGGACCCAAGGCGACACATTCAGAGAGGCTGCCCGTTGCGTACCTTTCCCACGCTCGGACCTGCGTCTGACACCATGCCTATACGATCGTTCCTGAGCACGGGACCCGGCAGGTTGCGGGGTGGACCCCGGCCTATTAACCAACCACTTCACGGTGGCCTAGGAAGTGGAGGCGACCACCTTCGTCGGCAACCGCTTCCGCAGTGGGATGATCACCAACAACAGCTCGGTCAGCGTGGAGGTGGGGCTGAACGCGAAGCGGCACGGGAAAATCGCGCAGTGATGTCCATGCCGGCGAAGCACTGGACGATAGGACCTGTCAAAGCTCCGTTTCACCACTCTGTCTCATCATGCGTCTCGCCTCGCCGCCCACCGCCCTGCTACCTTGAAGGCACGATGCAGAACACAGGGGAATCCTCGAAGGCGATTGCGCGGCGCGGCCTCTTGCGCGGCCTGCGGCTGTTCTTCACGCTGTTAAAGGTGATGGTTCCGGCGTACCTGGCCGTGTCGCTGCTCAAGCAGACGCCGTTCCTCGATGCCGCCGTGCAGGGCGTGGCGCCGTTGATGCGCTGGGTTGGTTTGCCTCCGTCCGCGGCGATCCCGCTGGTGGTGGCGTTCTCCGGCAGCCTGTACGGGGCTATCGGCGCCATGCAGAGCCTCCATTTCACACCCGATCAGATCACCCAGATCGCGGTTGTGATGCTCATTGCGCAC
Proteins encoded:
- a CDS encoding nucleoside recognition domain-containing protein; this encodes MQNTGESSKAIARRGLLRGLRLFFTLLKVMVPAYLAVSLLKQTPFLDAAVQGVAPLMRWVGLPPSAAIPLVVAFSGSLYGAIGAMQSLHFTPDQITQIAVVMLIAHNLIVELSITSRLRTRWVLIGLFRVTAGLSMGALLHYAFGFNAHASGGEAAFASLRP